A genomic region of Salinibacter pepae contains the following coding sequences:
- a CDS encoding M42 family metallopeptidase yields MTDDAKSFFFDLLDTPSPTGFEAPGQRVWTEYVRDHADAVEADAYGTAWARLEGTADEAPSVMLDAHADEIGFMVRHITDDGFIHINRIGGSDRAIARGLRVRILGDDGPVTGVVGNTAIHIRDTKNEKVPKVHELFVDIGAEDEEEVHDRGIRVGHPMVFDVGPTELTDTRITARAIDNRLGGFILAQAVARLAEERPAWQVQAANSVQEEIGGHGAKMITHRLDPDAAIAFDVTHATDSPGISSTKHGDVELGAGPTVTHGTSNHPQLVERVIEVADAEDIPLQHEPSSRRTGTDTDSIFKTRSGVPSVLLSVPLRYMHSTVEVADTDDIEHCVQLYAALVRSFGADEEFSVSL; encoded by the coding sequence ATGACCGACGACGCGAAATCGTTCTTCTTCGATCTTCTGGACACCCCGAGCCCCACCGGCTTCGAGGCGCCCGGGCAGCGCGTGTGGACCGAGTACGTGCGCGATCACGCCGACGCGGTGGAGGCCGACGCATACGGCACGGCCTGGGCCCGCCTGGAGGGCACGGCCGACGAGGCCCCGAGCGTCATGCTCGACGCGCACGCCGACGAGATCGGGTTCATGGTGCGCCACATCACCGACGACGGCTTCATCCACATCAACCGCATCGGCGGGTCCGACCGCGCCATCGCGCGGGGGCTGCGTGTGCGCATCCTGGGGGACGACGGGCCGGTCACCGGCGTGGTGGGCAACACGGCCATCCACATCCGCGACACCAAAAACGAAAAGGTGCCCAAGGTGCACGAGCTGTTCGTGGACATCGGGGCCGAGGACGAGGAGGAGGTGCACGACCGCGGCATCCGGGTGGGCCACCCGATGGTGTTCGACGTGGGCCCGACCGAGCTGACCGACACCCGCATCACCGCCCGCGCCATCGACAACCGACTTGGCGGCTTCATCCTCGCGCAGGCCGTGGCGCGGCTGGCCGAGGAGCGCCCGGCGTGGCAGGTGCAGGCGGCCAACTCGGTGCAGGAAGAAATCGGGGGGCACGGGGCGAAGATGATCACGCACCGCCTCGATCCGGACGCCGCGATCGCGTTCGACGTGACCCACGCCACCGACTCGCCGGGCATCAGCAGCACCAAGCACGGCGACGTTGAGCTCGGGGCGGGGCCGACCGTAACGCACGGCACGTCCAACCACCCGCAGCTCGTGGAGCGCGTCATCGAGGTGGCCGACGCCGAGGACATTCCGCTCCAGCACGAGCCGAGCAGCCGCCGCACCGGCACCGACACCGACTCCATCTTCAAGACCCGCAGCGGCGTGCCCAGTGTGCTCCTGTCCGTGCCGCTCCGCTACATGCACTCGACCGTCGAGGTGGCCGACACCGACGACATCGAGCACTGCGTGCAGCTCTACGCGGCGCTCGTGCGTTCCTTCGGGGCGGACGAGGAGTTTAGCGTCTCGCTGTAG
- a CDS encoding sensor histidine kinase, whose amino-acid sequence MLNSFYAKLSALFLVLIVGLGVVLATFGVRAARQYADEVEQKLNRTLAEEMVPRFEPHLRDSIDTGAIEATIQDMTGINRRIEIYLLERDGALKASFAVPDASIEQRRVDLAPVRRFMKGGDLPVLGDDPMAAGTEKPFSAARIEIMGQAGCYLYVILGSEQYASVASMVGESYILQTALWGLGLIVLVTAGVGLLLFRRLTQRLRAMKDVVADFEAGAFGRRVDATSNDEIGRLGTCFNRMADNLEETMEELRQADRMRRELVANVSHDLRSPIASIQGYLETVSMKDGDLPPEERQRYVTTALRNTKRLNTLVNELFELSKLETKQVEPTIEAFPIAELVQDVVMQYEPRAEEQAVNLRPDLPERHVRVEADIGLVERALSNLIDNAIHYTPEGGQVRVRLDNEQGEVCGTVADTGPGIPEDDLPHIFERFYRVDKSRDRDRGGAGLGLAIAKTILELHDCTLKVESTVGEGTVFRFRLPVEAPSGPEA is encoded by the coding sequence ATGCTCAACAGCTTCTACGCCAAGCTGAGCGCCCTCTTCCTCGTGTTGATCGTGGGGCTCGGGGTTGTCCTCGCGACCTTCGGGGTGCGGGCCGCGCGGCAGTACGCCGACGAGGTGGAGCAGAAGCTCAACCGCACCCTGGCGGAGGAGATGGTGCCCCGCTTCGAGCCGCACCTGAGAGACAGCATCGACACGGGGGCGATCGAGGCCACCATTCAGGACATGACGGGCATCAACCGGCGGATCGAGATTTACCTGCTGGAGCGGGACGGGGCCCTGAAGGCGTCGTTCGCGGTCCCGGACGCCTCGATTGAGCAGCGTCGCGTCGACCTTGCGCCCGTCCGTCGGTTCATGAAAGGCGGCGACCTTCCGGTGCTCGGCGACGACCCGATGGCGGCGGGAACGGAAAAGCCGTTTTCGGCCGCCCGCATCGAGATTATGGGCCAGGCGGGGTGCTACCTTTACGTCATCCTCGGGAGCGAACAGTACGCCTCGGTGGCCAGCATGGTGGGGGAGAGCTACATCCTACAGACGGCCCTCTGGGGCCTCGGGCTGATCGTGCTGGTGACGGCCGGGGTGGGGCTGCTGCTGTTTCGGCGCCTCACGCAGCGCCTGCGGGCCATGAAAGACGTGGTGGCCGACTTCGAGGCGGGCGCGTTCGGGCGCCGCGTGGACGCAACCTCGAACGACGAAATTGGGCGGCTCGGCACGTGCTTCAACCGCATGGCCGACAACCTGGAAGAGACCATGGAGGAGCTGCGGCAGGCCGACCGCATGCGGCGCGAGCTCGTGGCGAACGTGTCGCACGACCTGCGCAGTCCCATCGCCTCCATTCAGGGGTACCTGGAAACCGTCTCGATGAAAGACGGCGACCTGCCCCCCGAGGAGCGCCAGCGCTACGTCACGACGGCGCTCCGGAATACGAAGCGCCTCAACACCCTCGTGAACGAGCTCTTCGAGCTGTCGAAGCTGGAGACGAAGCAGGTCGAGCCGACGATCGAGGCCTTTCCCATCGCCGAGCTCGTGCAGGACGTGGTCATGCAGTACGAGCCCCGAGCGGAGGAGCAGGCCGTGAACCTGCGGCCCGACCTGCCGGAGCGGCACGTCCGGGTGGAGGCGGACATCGGCCTCGTGGAGCGGGCGTTGTCGAACCTCATCGACAACGCGATCCACTACACCCCCGAGGGGGGGCAGGTCCGCGTCCGGCTCGACAATGAGCAGGGCGAGGTCTGCGGGACGGTGGCGGACACGGGGCCCGGCATCCCGGAGGACGACCTGCCCCACATCTTCGAGCGCTTCTACCGGGTCGACAAGAGCCGGGACCGGGACCGGGGCGGGGCCGGCCTCGGCCTCGCCATCGCGAAGACCATCCTGGAGCTCCACGACTGCACGCTGAAGGTGGAGAGTACGGTGGGGGAGGGAACCGTTTTTCGGTTCCGTTTGCCGGTGGAGGCGCCGAGTGGGCCGGAGGCGTAG
- a CDS encoding class II 3-deoxy-7-phosphoheptulonate synthase has translation MSEPTIQDWSLHSWREKDALQQPTYPDEAALEAKLDHVAALPPLVTSWEVENLKAEIARAAQGDRFLLQGGECAESFGNCRADVITGRLKILMQMSLVLTYGLNTSIVRVGRFAGQYAKPRSSDTETRNGTTLPSYRGDIINGPEFSAEARRPDPERMVEAYSSSSLTLNLVRALAEGGFADLRHPEYWDLDFMDHSPLAEEYHALVDAIGDTIDFVEAVTEQELDSLESVTFYTSHEALLLPYEEALSRSVPHKDGIYNLGTHLPWVGKRTNQIENAHVEYARGIENPVGLKVGPDMTPSRLKTLVRTLDPEDEPGKLTLISRLGADTIGDRLPALVEAVQATGQSVLWIADPMHGNTETTDDGTKTRHFDNILGELEQALDVHAAEGSHLGGVHFELTGRDVTECIGGARGLSEADLGRAYESRVDPRLNYEQSLEMAFSIVRKYRQLHG, from the coding sequence ATGTCTGAGCCCACCATTCAGGACTGGTCGCTTCACTCCTGGCGCGAAAAAGACGCCCTTCAGCAGCCCACCTATCCCGACGAGGCGGCGCTGGAGGCGAAGCTCGACCACGTCGCGGCCCTCCCCCCGCTCGTCACGTCGTGGGAGGTTGAGAACCTCAAGGCGGAGATCGCCCGGGCCGCGCAGGGGGACCGGTTTCTGCTGCAGGGCGGGGAGTGCGCCGAGTCGTTCGGCAACTGCCGGGCCGACGTCATCACCGGCCGGCTCAAGATTCTGATGCAGATGAGCCTCGTGCTCACCTACGGGCTCAACACGAGCATCGTGCGGGTCGGGCGCTTTGCGGGGCAGTACGCCAAGCCGCGCTCCTCGGACACCGAGACGCGCAACGGCACGACGCTCCCCAGCTACCGGGGCGACATCATCAACGGCCCCGAATTCTCGGCGGAGGCGCGCCGCCCGGACCCGGAGCGGATGGTGGAGGCCTACTCCAGCTCCTCCCTCACCCTCAACCTCGTCCGGGCCCTCGCCGAGGGGGGCTTCGCGGACCTCCGGCACCCGGAGTACTGGGACCTCGACTTCATGGACCACTCGCCGCTCGCGGAGGAGTACCACGCCCTCGTCGACGCGATCGGGGACACGATCGATTTCGTGGAGGCGGTGACCGAGCAGGAGCTCGACTCCCTCGAAAGCGTCACGTTCTACACGAGCCACGAGGCGCTGCTGCTGCCCTACGAGGAGGCCCTCTCCCGCTCGGTCCCCCACAAGGACGGCATCTACAACCTGGGCACGCACCTGCCCTGGGTGGGCAAGCGCACCAACCAGATCGAGAACGCCCACGTCGAGTACGCGCGCGGCATCGAAAACCCGGTGGGCCTCAAGGTGGGGCCGGACATGACGCCGTCGAGGCTCAAGACCCTCGTCCGCACGCTCGACCCCGAGGACGAGCCGGGCAAGCTGACGCTCATCTCGCGCCTCGGGGCCGACACGATTGGCGACCGGCTGCCCGCCCTCGTCGAGGCGGTGCAGGCCACCGGCCAGTCGGTCCTCTGGATCGCGGACCCGATGCACGGCAACACCGAGACGACCGACGACGGCACCAAGACGCGCCACTTCGACAACATCCTGGGCGAGCTGGAGCAGGCCCTCGACGTCCACGCGGCCGAGGGGTCGCACCTGGGCGGCGTCCACTTCGAGCTCACCGGCCGGGACGTCACCGAGTGCATCGGCGGGGCCCGCGGGCTGAGCGAGGCCGACCTCGGGCGGGCCTACGAGTCGCGCGTCGACCCGCGGCTCAACTACGAGCAGTCTCTCGAGATGGCCTTCAGCATCGTCCGCAAGTACCGCCAGCTGCACGGGTGA
- a CDS encoding ATP-binding cassette domain-containing protein — MKLTTDTLTKRYDEFELSIPDLTVERGTALGLVGNNGAGKTTFLRLVLDLIRADAGTVELDGDDVADAFDWKERTGSYLGPSFLIDFLTPDEYWHFVGQTYDLSEATVNERLAAFDDFYVDEPIGETTKYIRDLSTGNKNKAGLVAALLPQPDLLVFDEPFASLDPRSQIQLKELLQARRGDTTMLVSSHDLGHVTDVSDRIAILEGGEIVRDEPTDPDTLEDLTTYFAEAIRPKETEAADA; from the coding sequence ATGAAGCTCACCACCGACACCCTCACGAAGCGCTACGACGAGTTTGAGTTGTCCATCCCCGACCTGACGGTTGAGCGGGGCACGGCCCTCGGCCTCGTCGGCAACAACGGGGCGGGCAAGACCACCTTCCTCCGCCTCGTCCTCGACCTGATCCGGGCCGACGCGGGCACCGTGGAACTCGACGGCGACGACGTGGCCGACGCGTTCGACTGGAAGGAGCGCACCGGCTCCTACCTCGGCCCCTCGTTCCTGATCGACTTCCTGACGCCGGACGAGTACTGGCACTTCGTGGGCCAGACCTACGACCTGAGCGAGGCGACCGTGAACGAGCGACTGGCCGCGTTCGACGACTTCTACGTGGACGAGCCGATTGGGGAGACGACCAAGTACATCCGCGACCTCTCGACCGGCAACAAGAACAAGGCGGGCCTCGTCGCCGCGCTGCTGCCACAGCCGGACCTGCTCGTGTTCGACGAGCCGTTCGCCAGCCTCGACCCGCGGTCGCAAATCCAACTCAAGGAGCTGCTGCAGGCGCGCCGCGGGGACACGACGATGCTCGTCTCCAGCCACGACCTCGGGCACGTCACCGACGTGAGCGACCGGATTGCCATCCTGGAGGGCGGGGAGATCGTGCGCGACGAGCCGACCGATCCGGACACGCTGGAGGACCTGACGACCTACTTCGCGGAGGCGATTCGGCCGAAGGAGACCGAGGCCGCCGACGCGTAG
- a CDS encoding response regulator transcription factor, with protein sequence MTTAAEKRILLVEDDDDIADLLELHLTDAGHAVDVVGDGDDGLARALTEAYDLIVLDIMLPGTDGFDICRRLRQEKCPTPILMVTAKTEEVDKVLGLELGADDYITKPFSIREVLARVKALFRRVEVDQETQGQADDTPIELGALAVEPEKRKVAVEGEAVDLTSKEFKLLLLFVRHPGRAFSRDELLDEVWGYQYSGYSHTVNTHINRLRNKIEPDPSEPRYVKTVWGVGYRFAEPEELVA encoded by the coding sequence GTGACGACCGCCGCCGAGAAACGCATTCTGCTCGTCGAGGATGACGACGACATCGCGGACCTGCTGGAGCTGCACCTCACCGACGCGGGGCATGCGGTCGACGTGGTTGGGGACGGCGACGACGGGCTGGCGCGGGCGCTGACCGAGGCGTACGACCTGATTGTCCTCGACATCATGCTGCCCGGCACCGACGGCTTCGACATCTGCCGCCGGCTGCGCCAGGAGAAGTGCCCGACGCCCATTCTCATGGTGACGGCCAAGACCGAAGAGGTGGACAAGGTGCTGGGCCTGGAGCTGGGGGCCGACGACTACATCACCAAGCCGTTTAGCATCCGCGAGGTGCTGGCGCGCGTGAAGGCCCTCTTCCGGCGCGTGGAGGTGGACCAGGAGACGCAGGGGCAGGCCGACGACACGCCCATTGAGCTCGGGGCGCTCGCCGTCGAGCCGGAGAAGCGCAAGGTGGCCGTCGAGGGGGAGGCCGTCGACCTCACGAGCAAAGAGTTCAAGCTGCTGCTTCTCTTTGTCCGGCACCCGGGGCGGGCCTTCAGCCGCGACGAGTTGCTCGACGAGGTCTGGGGCTACCAGTACAGCGGGTACAGCCACACCGTCAACACCCACATCAACCGCCTCCGCAACAAGATTGAGCCGGACCCCTCCGAGCCCCGGTACGTGAAGACGGTGTGGGGCGTCGGGTACCGGTTTGCCGAGCCGGAGGAGCTTGTTGCGTAG
- a CDS encoding DUF5687 family protein: protein MPLWSLLRHRLHAFVRVPFVGRRGLSLILGGFLALYLGGGLVLLGIVFDDLVREAAPGADPLLVASRGLLPFALAYAAVRVFVESGIGAELRPYLPLPVRRSGLVAVLAALSLFSLWNAVPLAFVATVCVEAALDGALGPALRFGLVGAGVLVAVTYTVPMLRRGVSARPVLAAVGLFLLVASAGLEWVNVAGGVASLLDVSGWLFGGAVQGRLLPASAAGIGLVGIVGGYARWLRRAMVVDQNRRSGTARRTSDGLDWLARRGPVWREAVLEARLLLRNAQTRWTFFTALFFVLVISGFAVFPIEVADLRAAPPLELINITLFPGLFATGVFAIYHGQNLFSYEGTGVEACMARPVSARHRMGGKLLFLEGGTLFCFLIPLPTLLLSQNPFLIVHTTFFLYNAGVVVPAIIAGATFNRKALAVDEQTFMQTNFSGGRVAVTFPLFVVPFLFLFSFDRLVLQFGGVAALGLLSLLALPVWLRGLTRLYNYNRYAMLRGFRASGE, encoded by the coding sequence ATGCCGCTCTGGTCCCTGCTTCGCCACCGCCTCCACGCCTTCGTGCGCGTTCCGTTCGTAGGGCGGCGGGGCCTCTCGCTCATCCTGGGCGGCTTCCTGGCTCTGTATCTGGGGGGCGGGCTCGTTCTGCTGGGAATCGTGTTCGACGATCTGGTGCGGGAGGCGGCGCCGGGCGCCGATCCGTTGCTCGTGGCGAGCCGGGGGCTGCTGCCGTTCGCCCTCGCCTACGCCGCGGTGCGTGTGTTTGTGGAGTCGGGGATCGGGGCGGAGTTGCGGCCCTACCTGCCGCTGCCCGTCCGCCGGTCCGGCCTTGTGGCTGTGCTGGCGGCACTGTCCCTCTTCAGCCTCTGGAACGCGGTGCCGCTGGCGTTTGTGGCGACGGTCTGCGTGGAGGCCGCGCTGGACGGGGCCCTGGGGCCTGCGCTCCGGTTTGGACTCGTGGGGGCGGGCGTGCTGGTGGCCGTGACCTACACAGTGCCGATGCTGCGGCGGGGCGTGTCGGCACGGCCCGTCCTCGCCGCCGTGGGCCTGTTTCTCTTGGTGGCGAGCGCCGGACTCGAATGGGTCAATGTGGCGGGCGGGGTTGCGTCGCTGCTCGACGTGTCGGGGTGGCTCTTCGGTGGGGCGGTGCAGGGACGGCTCCTGCCCGCCTCGGCCGCAGGGATCGGCCTCGTCGGCATCGTGGGCGGATACGCGCGCTGGCTCCGGCGGGCGATGGTCGTGGACCAGAACCGGCGCTCGGGGACGGCGAGACGAACGAGCGATGGGCTCGATTGGCTCGCGCGGCGCGGGCCCGTCTGGCGAGAAGCCGTTTTGGAGGCACGGCTCCTGCTCCGCAACGCCCAGACCCGCTGGACGTTCTTTACGGCGCTCTTCTTTGTTCTGGTCATTTCTGGATTTGCCGTCTTTCCGATCGAGGTGGCAGATTTGCGGGCGGCCCCGCCCCTAGAACTGATCAACATAACGCTCTTCCCGGGCCTGTTCGCAACGGGGGTGTTCGCGATTTACCACGGCCAGAACCTCTTCAGCTACGAAGGCACGGGCGTGGAGGCCTGCATGGCCCGCCCCGTCTCTGCCCGTCATCGCATGGGCGGAAAGTTGCTGTTTCTGGAGGGGGGAACCCTCTTTTGCTTCCTGATCCCGCTTCCGACCTTGCTTCTGTCGCAGAATCCGTTTCTGATCGTGCACACCACGTTTTTCCTGTACAACGCCGGGGTCGTGGTGCCCGCCATAATTGCCGGCGCCACCTTTAACCGCAAGGCCCTCGCGGTGGATGAGCAGACGTTCATGCAAACCAACTTCTCCGGCGGACGCGTGGCCGTTACGTTTCCGCTGTTCGTCGTTCCTTTCCTGTTTCTGTTCTCGTTCGACCGCCTGGTCCTCCAATTTGGTGGGGTGGCCGCACTCGGACTCCTTTCGCTGCTTGCACTGCCGGTCTGGCTGCGCGGCCTTACGCGGCTGTACAACTACAACCGCTACGCCATGCTGCGTGGCTTCCGGGCGTCGGGGGAGTGA
- a CDS encoding CPBP family intramembrane glutamic endopeptidase, whose translation MGPLSNDSSASAPASTSDTALDRIRVRHLALWAVCALFGAAGLLIASGLEVGPDISERMLGMGLIGGTTVGWLGQALWRQGLDLSALFGPLPSSPSAWGTVLVGVLALDLFNSAEFHLLVPWLEQVAPRLADRYVMNAVETPTGTREYLRLIGSVVIAAPFVEEVLFRGVVYQRWAYAWNRPALALGAAAVPFALLHGHVLGAFVFAGVTTLLYVHTRSLWAPIAMHALGNANALFGGLPVEAGFELITGGAGDGVFGGVSLVASGVLLVGLLGRCGGALYEPLPYVEHEDERRAAPAAPSRKP comes from the coding sequence ATGGGTCCGCTTTCCAACGATTCGTCCGCGTCTGCTCCGGCATCCACATCCGACACAGCGCTCGACCGCATCCGCGTGCGCCACCTCGCCCTCTGGGCCGTGTGCGCGCTGTTCGGGGCGGCGGGATTGCTGATCGCCTCTGGGCTTGAGGTGGGGCCCGACATTTCGGAAAGAATGCTCGGGATGGGGCTCATCGGGGGCACGACGGTCGGGTGGCTCGGCCAGGCCCTGTGGAGGCAGGGCCTGGACCTGTCCGCCCTCTTCGGCCCGCTTCCGTCGTCCCCGTCGGCGTGGGGGACTGTCCTCGTCGGCGTTCTGGCGCTCGACCTCTTCAACAGCGCCGAGTTTCACCTGCTCGTGCCGTGGCTGGAGCAGGTGGCCCCCCGGCTGGCCGACCGGTACGTGATGAACGCCGTGGAGACGCCCACGGGAACGAGAGAGTATCTTCGACTGATTGGGTCGGTTGTCATTGCGGCCCCATTCGTAGAGGAGGTCCTCTTTCGGGGCGTCGTGTATCAGCGTTGGGCGTACGCCTGGAACCGCCCGGCCCTCGCGCTGGGGGCCGCCGCGGTGCCGTTTGCGCTGCTGCACGGCCACGTCCTCGGCGCGTTTGTCTTTGCGGGGGTGACCACGCTTCTCTACGTGCACACCCGCAGCCTCTGGGCCCCCATCGCGATGCATGCGTTGGGGAACGCGAATGCCTTGTTTGGGGGCCTGCCGGTGGAGGCCGGCTTCGAACTCATCACGGGCGGGGCGGGCGATGGCGTCTTCGGGGGTGTCTCCCTGGTCGCCTCGGGCGTCCTTCTCGTCGGGCTCCTCGGGCGCTGCGGCGGGGCGCTCTACGAACCGCTCCCGTACGTCGAGCATGAGGATGAGCGACGAGCGGCACCGGCGGCGCCGTCCCGGAAGCCGTAG
- a CDS encoding carboxypeptidase M32, whose translation MPTPIEALRTYLAPIEDLKAAAAVLRWDQETHMPEGGAEARAQQLSTLQSTAHERFVADETGELLDRAADAVGDADPLDPDAALVRVTRRDYERAVRIPSSLVAELSKARSQAQQAWTQARQNDDFSRFAPHLERLVDLSVEKAEAIGYDDEPYDALLTEYEPGRTTAEVNALFDTLREDLVPFVDAIGDAPPIDDSLLRGSYPQSDQRAFGRSVTADFGYDFDRGRQDVSAHPFTTAFSPTDVRLTTRYDEANVASALFSTIHEAGHGLYEQGIAPSLARTPLGDGTALSTHESQARLWENHIGRSRPFWRHYLPRLKDTFPDALGDAALEPFYRAINRVTPSLIRVEADEVTYHLHVMLRFELGRGLIDGSVSVNDLPARWNEAMDAYLGVTPSSDADGVLQDVHWSQGAFGYFPTYTLGTLTAAQLMEAIQDDLPSLSEQVADGRFDPLLDWLRTHVHRHGRILTAPDLLERATGAELSAAPWLRYAHEKFGALYDL comes from the coding sequence ATGCCCACTCCCATCGAAGCCCTTCGCACCTACCTCGCCCCCATCGAAGACCTGAAGGCCGCCGCCGCGGTGCTCCGGTGGGACCAGGAGACGCACATGCCCGAGGGCGGCGCAGAGGCTCGGGCACAGCAGCTCTCCACGCTCCAGTCCACCGCCCACGAGCGCTTCGTGGCCGACGAGACCGGGGAGCTGCTGGACCGGGCGGCCGACGCCGTGGGCGACGCCGACCCGCTCGATCCGGACGCGGCCCTCGTCCGTGTGACACGCCGCGACTACGAACGGGCCGTGCGCATCCCGTCGTCGCTCGTCGCCGAGCTGTCGAAGGCCCGGTCGCAGGCCCAGCAGGCGTGGACCCAGGCCCGGCAGAACGACGACTTCTCGCGGTTCGCCCCGCACCTGGAGCGCCTCGTGGACCTGTCGGTGGAGAAAGCGGAGGCCATCGGGTACGACGACGAGCCCTACGACGCGCTGCTCACCGAATACGAACCGGGCCGCACCACCGCCGAGGTGAACGCCCTCTTCGACACGCTGCGCGAGGACCTCGTCCCCTTCGTCGACGCCATCGGCGACGCGCCGCCGATCGACGACTCCCTCCTCCGCGGCTCCTATCCGCAGTCCGACCAGCGGGCGTTCGGACGCTCGGTGACCGCGGACTTCGGGTACGACTTCGACCGGGGGCGGCAGGACGTCTCGGCCCACCCGTTCACCACTGCCTTTTCGCCGACCGACGTGCGCCTCACCACGCGCTACGACGAGGCGAACGTGGCCTCGGCCCTCTTCTCGACGATCCACGAGGCCGGACACGGCCTGTACGAGCAGGGCATCGCCCCGTCGCTCGCCCGCACGCCCCTCGGCGACGGCACGGCGCTCAGCACCCACGAGTCGCAGGCGCGCCTCTGGGAGAACCACATCGGCCGCAGCCGTCCGTTCTGGCGCCACTACCTGCCCCGCCTGAAAGACACCTTCCCCGACGCCCTCGGCGACGCGGCCCTGGAGCCGTTCTACCGCGCGATCAACCGGGTGACGCCGTCCCTGATCCGGGTGGAGGCCGACGAGGTGACCTACCACCTGCACGTGATGCTCCGCTTCGAGCTGGGGCGCGGCCTCATCGACGGCTCGGTGTCGGTCAACGACCTGCCGGCGCGCTGGAACGAGGCAATGGACGCGTATCTCGGCGTGACGCCGTCGTCGGACGCGGACGGGGTGCTGCAGGACGTGCACTGGTCGCAGGGTGCGTTCGGCTACTTCCCCACCTACACGCTCGGCACCCTCACGGCCGCTCAGCTCATGGAGGCGATCCAGGACGACCTTCCGAGCCTGTCCGAGCAGGTTGCCGACGGTCGCTTCGATCCGCTGCTCGACTGGCTCCGCACTCACGTCCACCGGCACGGACGCATCCTAACGGCCCCCGATCTCTTGGAGCGCGCCACCGGCGCTGAGCTGTCGGCCGCCCCGTGGCTGCGGTACGCCCACGAGAAATTTGGCGCGCTGTACGACCTGTAG
- a CDS encoding response regulator transcription factor, giving the protein MQTTTDRTYHMLIVEDDTDILMGLEEYFELEDYEVDTAEDGETALQKMKDMDKCDVVLLDVMLPEKDGFEVLEASQEMGFSAPVLMITARGEQESKLKGFGLGADDYITKPFNVEELAARVKAILQRTMPPAEAPMDVYEIGEVEVNFSTHEAYRNGDELNFTALEFDILRYLIQHKGRTVTRKQLLRDVWGIDENIITRTIDRHMASVRKKIEPDPSDPTYIETVYGIGYRFDEE; this is encoded by the coding sequence ATGCAGACGACAACGGACCGCACCTACCACATGCTTATTGTGGAGGACGACACCGACATCCTCATGGGGCTCGAAGAGTATTTTGAGCTCGAAGACTACGAGGTGGACACGGCCGAGGACGGGGAGACGGCCCTCCAGAAAATGAAGGACATGGACAAGTGCGACGTGGTCCTCCTCGACGTCATGCTGCCCGAGAAGGACGGCTTTGAGGTGCTTGAGGCCTCGCAGGAGATGGGCTTCAGCGCCCCCGTTCTCATGATTACGGCCCGCGGGGAGCAGGAGTCGAAGTTGAAGGGGTTCGGCCTTGGGGCGGACGACTACATCACCAAGCCGTTTAACGTGGAGGAGCTGGCGGCCCGGGTGAAGGCCATCCTCCAGCGCACCATGCCGCCCGCCGAGGCCCCGATGGACGTCTACGAGATCGGGGAGGTGGAGGTCAATTTCTCGACCCACGAGGCGTACCGGAACGGCGACGAGCTGAACTTCACGGCCCTGGAGTTCGACATTTTGCGCTACCTCATCCAGCACAAGGGCCGCACCGTCACGCGCAAGCAGCTGCTGCGGGACGTCTGGGGCATCGACGAGAACATCATCACACGGACGATTGACCGCCACATGGCCTCGGTCCGCAAGAAGATCGAACCGGACCCGTCCGACCCCACCTACATCGAGACGGTCTACGGCATCGGCTACCGGTTCGACGAGGAGTAG